The Lolium rigidum isolate FL_2022 chromosome 2, APGP_CSIRO_Lrig_0.1, whole genome shotgun sequence genomic interval gtcctcttccttcttcgccgtcccctcggcagcgacgcggagcaccTCGTTGTTGGCGACCCAACGCGcgtccgcccgctcctcctcctccgtctgcgggaacctggcccgggcggcgagggagagcttggcccacgtggcctgcagggtgcgcggcatggcgatggaggTGTAGAGAGCGCCGGAGAAGGAagagggggagaggacggcggagcAGCTGTGAGGTCTGTGAGGCCGACGCCGTCTTTTTATAGCCGGCATccttggcgggaaacttgggcgcgagcccgCGGCCATGgccttttcgcgcgcgcgggaactttcccacGCGTTCTCCCACCCGCcattgctgtcccgtcgaggcctgccatggcgttgCGCCGCGCgttgaagacgaaccacgtggcggctTTTTGGGTCACCGCGTtgagcgcagcgtgcgacccaaatagacacgcgggccgctgtccgagtgtccgcgcggccacccaaacagcccaaaacgaacagcccagcgcgtccgtttgagtcgccgcgttggagatgccctaaacctTTAGTCTTTACAAGTCACAAAAATATGCCTTATTTCCATAAAAAAAAACTGCACATTTGAAAAACATGTCCGCCCGGATGCACCTTTGAACTGCCCAATTGATAATATGAATAGGTTGCCATGTACATGGATACGGATGTATGGGTAGCAGGATACAGCATGGATTTTCATTACCGGACTGAGGCAAGCATTGCCAAGGCAATCATGTTTGAGATGCCTATTCCATCTAGCTTAACGAAATACAAACTAACAGCACGCACCTCTACCAGGGATGTCAACATCGTGTGAGGACAATACAGTAGAGTCACTGCACGAACCGGTTAACAACAAGTAACTAGACTTGTCTTTTGGAGAAGATGGCCAATTCCTATCTGTACACCTGCTAGAAGAGCGAAACTCTGAACAGGAATTAGCTGTACCAGTGGCAAGCTCCCCGGTTCTGTCCTGTCAAACCACCTAGAACTCCAGAAGTTGCCATTATGATACGTCAATTTTGCCAAAAAAAACATGGAACGTGTCAAAGAAGATCTTTCGCTAGCTTTAATGGCACATCTACAGGATTCAAGTCAGTGGATGGTGCCGGCAACAGGTGCTTGTCCTCATCACCCTCATCGCTGTCTGAAGAAGATACTGAACCCGAATCATCATCTGGATGATATTTAAGAGGAAACAGTCAACATGGGCAATAAAATCGCACAAAATTATCATACAGTAAAAGAAGACATAGAATTTACAAAATCCTTGTGCTTAAAAAAAATTGCGGTTGTTCTTTTTAGGGGGTTTACAAGGGTAACTTAAATGAGCATGTGGTTCCAAAAAGAACTTAAATAGCTCGTAGTTCATGGAATATTATAGTTTTGAACTAACCATTTTGTGTCGATAATGTAATACAAGTGACAATAATAGATTTGCACGCTTCCTCCACCACTAGTTTTTTCGATCCAGACCTACAGGCACCATTCTGGGCATCCCCATGCAGACTATTGCGTGTCAGGAATAGATGATTGGTATGAAGAGAAGTACTATGATATCTTTGCTTTGCTCATTCAGCATGAAACTAAGAAAACTTTTATCATTTCAAGGGAACTTCATCGATTCACCTATAGTTACACAAAACTTGGAAGATTTTAAATGCTGCATGATTATATGAAATGCAAAACGCCATATATGTTTCCATGTGTTGTAAAGCCTTCTCATAAGATAATTCAGTTAAGATATAATAATGAATTTGTTATGAGCGTTATTCAAGATGATGTTTTGAATGATAGCACGATCTGATTCTTATATAACGCTATTAATTACTCTACTACAAATAGTTTTATGTGCAAGTTACCAGTGCTTACAAGTTACAACACTCTAAGATTAACGGCAATAATTGTTCAGACTGAAAGAAGGATAAAGGAATAATGTGACGTCGAATTTTAACTACCATGTATATTAAAATTACTAACCTCAGGAACGATAAGGAAAAGGACCACATCAGAATGAACTAAAATGGCGGCGCCTATTTTTTAAAAGGGAACGCAAACCATACAACAACATTCCATTTGTAGCCTCATGATATTTCAAAAGAAAAAGACACAAACAGAAAGAAACTATATATGTGTCATTTGAAAGGAAACGTAAGATTAAAATTAAGGAGATACGGACCAATAATTGGACGAAGGGTTGGGACACGTCCAACAGGAGAAACCTGGACACTTTCTGGCAGCAGACAGTCAAAAACCGAACCTAGAGTTTTGAGAGAGAAAATGCAACCAGTTAGCCACTTAGCTATGATTTTCACCAATCCAGGATGTAAAGGCAATAACGATAGTGATACCAACCTACTCTGGCCAGCCGATTCACCCAGCCAGGGATGGGTTTTCCAGTCAAGTTCTTACAGACATCATCTGTGAAATGATTGCAGTTCTTTGAAATCAAATGGTATGTGTTTCCATGATACTTCCCTGCTAGTTTTTCAATGAACGAGCGGAACTCTTCCCGAGACATGTCAGTTGTGCCTAGCCACACCGTCTTTCTATAGACAAAGCCAGGGCAACATTTTGATTCCACCTCAAATACACCACTGGAAGAGAAATCATGGGCCCCAAATCCATATTCCATGCCATGAACTGCTCATTAGGGCGGGAAACATGAGTTCAAGCTTTTGAAATGCAcattagaaaaggaaaaaaatatatGTATAAAGTAGTTAAAGGGGGGATGTTCCCTCCCGTAACTGTACGTTGTTAGAAAGAAATGAGGCGCCCTGCGGAGGCTGCGCCTCAAACGCGGGTGTGTGAACTAACGGGTGTGTGCTCTAACCAACCGGTCACCGCTCGGTTCTCGAAAAAGTAAACATATAACCATAGCAAACAAAAGTGAAATGTCCCACGCAGCCATGCTTGATTCGGCCTGATTTCCACCAATGCACACAGTGAAATAAACCTACAGTCAGTCTCAGCTCTCAGTTCTTGAATTTTAGTGAATGGCAAACTGAACTATGGAAGTTTTTTGCCCTGGATCTCCAAAGAACCTATGAATAATAATATTACTCTTGAACCTTAACAATAAGAAGTCATCAATTTTGTTCATGCAAAACAGAATGTACCAACACGGATATCATGCACAATTCGTCCCCTTCCCCCATTATTTTTCTCTAGCATTGATCAGACATTGCAAAGTATTTTTGGAAATCGTCCTTCAAAATTCATTACTCCACGATTGAGGTATCCAAAACAGTTAAAGCAAATATGATCCTAAAACAGCAAGGGTAATAGCAAAACTGTTCAAAATCGCACCATACCCAATTGTTTGTCGGGAAGATGAAATAGCTGTCATCTCTATTAAATCCGCCGTCGTACCCACACTAACAGGGGGGCAGAATCACGGGCATGGAAGAATCCGCTGGAAAAACAAAGGGAACGAACCGATACCTTCGATTCCGGAGTGGAAGACCCCGAAGCCGAGCCAGTAGAGGTAATCGTTGACGGGCGTGAGGTCGTACACGTTGAGCAGCACCGGCGTCCCCGTGCCGTCGGTCTGGGCGTCCATCTCGTCCCGCCGGCGAAGCCCACGAGCCCTACAGATCTCGCAGCCCGCCCACCATGAACTggcggggctagggctagggcttGGTCGGAGCGCGTGggccggacgacgacgacgacgatgacgacgacgccgagaCGGTGGTAATTGAGTTTCTTTTTCGTCGAtttgattttgtttttttttctgattaATTAAGGGATAATGAATGGCCGTTTCGTTTGACCATGTGACGCTATTTTAAGGCGCAGCTGTTTGGTGACTCCTAGCAGGAAACTCAGCTTAGACCGTGTTCAAAGTTTTACTAAATTCAGATTTACCCCGTATCTGAAAACATTCAAACACTGTAGATATTAAATACTGCTGGGTTTTCTTTTCACATTTTATTTGAACCTTGGTTTTGTTTTTGTTCCGTTATCTTCTCCCCGTGGAATAACTAGTGgtgccctctctccctctctcccccacCCCCCAACTCCCAAAGGCGATCTAGGGTTGGCCGTCGCCTTCCCTCCGACGTGGCTTGGAGGCGCGACTGCGGCGGTAGATCTTCAACGGGCGTCTCGGTACTGCGTGTGTGTGGCCATCGCCGGTCACAGAATGAGGTGACCTCCCTCGTTGTTGACTGCCCTCCTTGTTGGTACAATAGATTTGGTCGGTGGTGGTGCTGCCCCGCGGTGGCTTCCCTGTGGTAGATTGATGATTGGTCATGGAGTGTGGCGGTCCATAGTGAGCAGGAGATGATGAGTGATGTGTTCCTCGTACGGATGTGTGAACGTCTTTGTTGGTGGCCGGGTGGCGGTCTCCGCGTGCTTCTCGTGTGGGGACCAAGGTGGAGTGGCGTGGCATCTACCATCTACAACAACGAGTCTCGGCGGCAGCCATGTGATGATTGACACGCGCAAGGAAGAGGTGTGTTGTCATCATGGCGGCGTCAACGGCGGGAAAATGAAGTTTATGCGAATATTTACCAAATCGATGATTAAACGAGAGAAAATCGGAACCAAATGCCTCAATGGTGTGTTAAATTGTGTTTCGAACGTTCCTACTGGCTTTTGCTAAGAGGAGTACATATTTACGCCTTCTTTTTTCTGCCAAAGTCTCGTTGGACCATACGCGAATAACTAAACACCCGATGGCAAGACCAAAACACCGTGTGCTATCCAAGACCCTGGCCACGCCGGTCCGCCATGCGTCAGGAAAATAGATGTTCGTCAATTTGCTACCAGCGGTGTATGATTGCTATCTACAAGTGGCGCGCCATAAATCCGTGTCACTGGTAGCATTTTATTGGAGGCGCTCGTTACAGGTAGCAACTTACCAACGGCACACTACTTGAAATAGTGTGTCACTAGTATGTCAGGATTTGGTTGGCTGGGTGTGCCACACTCACGTACCAGTGGCGTACCACATCCTCACCCCTCCCTTCGTGGATCATCTTTTCAGTTTTAAAAATTATAAAGGAAAATAatggaaatttcaaatttaagAATCTTTTGAGATGTAGTTATGTTACATAAGCTAGTTGTTAGAAAGAAATAACGAACATGAGTTTCAACATATTTTGCAAAAACGACACCATCTTTCGGCAAAACGGCTGTAGATTTTGCATACAACCTTggatgaaaaaaaatgaaaaagcatCTACAAAAATGTTGCATTCCATTTTAGGGGCCTAagaaaaaaatgatttttttagatttatcAAAACCAAAAAGGAAAATAGAGTTTTAGAGGTTTTAGATTTCATGAAAAAAATATCAAAAGAGGCAAaacttaccagtggcgcaccgaAAATAGTGGTGTGCTActggggaaatgcactttggctcataggagtatatgctcccattatgtgaatccacatttcaaagtgtcaaaaaattctaaactaaatttttacatgtacatctagacattttatattggtacacaagttttcaaaaaaaactaaaaataattgtggctcccgtaaaaaagacaagttttgatgctataacacgactacgtacaggatatttttttgtcttttttgtacacaccatataaaatgttgtttctccacgaaaatttgtgcactaacatagaatgtcaatatgtacaccaacaaatttatatcagaattttttaacattattaaaattgttttttaattattttatataatgagagcatttgctcctatgagccaaattgccacctcctGTGCTACTGGTCGTTTCCAAATTTTGAAACGGCCACCTACCCACTAACTCCATCATATCTCTATTCACACATCCTCCTCTTCTCAACAGTCTCCTCTCCTTCCTCCATGCCTCCTCCCACTCTTCCTTTCCTTCCTTCCTGTCTTTTCTTTCTCTTCCTCCATGCCTCCTCCCATTCCTCCATGCCTTGACCCGACGACCTTACCCTCGCCGTCCTGAGCACCCACCTCCGCACCACCTCACAATCGCCTTCCCGCCCTCACCTGCAGCCTCGCCTCTGTGCCACCTCGCCCTCGTCAGCAGACCCGCCTATGTGCCACCTCGCCTTGCGGCCTCGTCGACAGCCTTGCCTCAGCGCCGCCCTCGTCGAGTTTCACGCGCTTTGCCCCGACCCTGGCACCGGCTACCCCAACCCTTCGGCACCCTTCCCCAGTCTAGCGGCCTATGGCTCAACATCCAGCGCACCAAGACGCAAAActaaaataattcaaaaaataaaatcgcaAATAGAAATGTGGTGCCAGTTTTCAAAAACATACCTGTGTCGCACACCTAGTGCGCCACAGGTAATTACTACG includes:
- the LOC124692862 gene encoding deSI-like protein At4g17486; amino-acid sequence: MDAQTDGTGTPVLLNVYDLTPVNDYLYWLGFGVFHSGIEVHGMEYGFGAHDFSSSGVFEVESKCCPGFVYRKTVWLGTTDMSREEFRSFIEKLAGKYHGNTYHLISKNCNHFTDDVCKNLTGKPIPGWVNRLARVGSVFDCLLPESVQVSPVGRVPTLRPIIDDDSGSVSSSDSDEGDEDKHLLPAPSTDLNPVDVPLKLAKDLL